From Psychrobacillus sp. FSL K6-2836, a single genomic window includes:
- a CDS encoding RicAFT regulatory complex protein RicA family protein produces the protein MSTTKYTRDDIIEKAKEIATMIANTEEVEFFKRAEEQINENTKVREKIASLKSLQKQAVNFQHLGKEKALTLIEGKISAIEEEIDSLPIVQQFKQSQGDVNSLLQLVANSISNNVTNQIIEATDGDLLRGETGSKVKNTTYDSCS, from the coding sequence ATGTCTACTACAAAATATACTAGAGACGATATTATTGAAAAAGCAAAAGAAATTGCAACAATGATTGCAAATACTGAGGAAGTTGAATTCTTCAAACGTGCAGAAGAGCAAATCAATGAAAATACAAAAGTACGTGAAAAAATTGCAAGCCTTAAAAGCTTACAAAAACAAGCAGTTAACTTTCAGCATTTAGGAAAAGAAAAGGCACTTACACTAATTGAAGGTAAAATTTCGGCGATCGAAGAAGAAATTGATAGCCTACCGATTGTACAACAATTCAAACAATCACAAGGTGACGTAAACAGTCTGCTACAATTAGTTGCAAATTCAATTTCTAATAACGTAACAAACCAAATTATTGAAGCAACAGATGGTGACCTACTTAGAGGCGAAACAGGTTCAAAAGTCAAAAACACAACATACGACAGCTGTTCTTAA
- a CDS encoding DUF1850 domain-containing protein: MRFRNMLVIIILICLIGPTFFIPFQKAFVFTETRTEDVVFFYMPIREDIKFQVIYTHSIHKSNVLESYRITNANKIQLISMEYEDLAIGMPGYAEEGQTFEEKDGIYKLSYDDKVINSFTLLVANIDMDLIFRYENKNYDLKKLLERSKSYKFEVKNISLYEQWKGVKMND, encoded by the coding sequence ATGCGATTTCGAAATATGTTGGTTATAATAATCCTCATTTGTCTAATTGGACCTACATTTTTCATTCCCTTTCAAAAAGCATTTGTTTTTACAGAAACAAGAACTGAGGATGTTGTTTTTTTTTATATGCCTATTAGAGAAGATATAAAGTTCCAAGTAATATACACACATTCTATACATAAAAGTAATGTACTAGAATCTTACAGAATTACAAACGCCAATAAAATTCAGCTTATATCAATGGAATATGAAGATTTAGCAATAGGAATGCCAGGATATGCGGAGGAAGGGCAAACTTTTGAAGAAAAAGACGGTATATATAAACTTTCTTATGATGATAAAGTTATCAATTCCTTTACACTTTTAGTTGCAAACATTGATATGGACTTAATATTTCGATATGAAAATAAGAATTATGATCTAAAAAAGTTATTGGAGCGAAGTAAATCTTATAAATTTGAAGTGAAAAATATATCGCTATATGAACAATGGAAAGGAGTTAAGATGAATGACTGA
- a CDS encoding TAXI family TRAP transporter solute-binding subunit, whose product MKKKQFKLLSILSIFVLLILAACGSNDGDSSSDGDTGKKKEDYKFLSLLTGGVQGTYYPLGGTFAELISDETGIKTTAEVSQASAANMTALKEGTAEIAFTQTDIAYYATEGELMFEDNKVDTISALGALYPETVQLVTTDKTGIKTFDDLKGKKISVGAPGSGTYANAEQLLEIHGLTMDDIEPQNLDFGESQDSLQAGQIDAAFITAGTPTGAVEALNAVANVVIVPVEDAKADELIEKYPYYAKDVVPSGTYGLTEEVPTVSVLAMLAVTNELPEDLVYEMTKAIYDNAGSITHPKGQFIKPETGLEGIGIKIHPGAQKYFDEVNK is encoded by the coding sequence ATGAAGAAAAAGCAATTTAAGTTGTTGAGTATTCTAAGTATTTTTGTGTTATTAATACTTGCAGCTTGTGGCTCAAATGATGGGGATTCATCTTCAGATGGAGATACTGGTAAGAAAAAGGAAGACTACAAGTTTTTAAGTTTATTAACTGGTGGGGTTCAAGGAACATATTACCCACTTGGGGGAACATTTGCAGAGTTAATCAGTGATGAAACTGGAATAAAAACAACTGCAGAGGTTTCACAAGCATCCGCGGCAAATATGACAGCTTTAAAAGAAGGTACAGCAGAAATTGCTTTCACTCAAACAGACATAGCTTACTATGCAACAGAAGGTGAGTTAATGTTTGAGGACAACAAAGTGGATACGATCTCTGCACTTGGTGCACTTTATCCAGAAACAGTCCAATTAGTAACTACGGACAAAACTGGGATTAAGACATTTGATGATCTAAAAGGAAAGAAAATTTCTGTAGGTGCTCCTGGATCAGGAACATATGCAAACGCAGAACAATTACTTGAGATTCATGGGTTAACTATGGATGATATTGAACCACAAAACCTAGATTTCGGTGAATCGCAAGATAGTTTACAAGCTGGTCAAATTGATGCGGCATTTATTACTGCGGGAACTCCAACTGGGGCTGTAGAAGCATTAAACGCAGTTGCTAATGTAGTAATCGTTCCTGTAGAAGATGCAAAAGCTGATGAGCTAATCGAAAAATATCCATATTACGCTAAAGATGTAGTGCCATCAGGTACTTATGGATTAACTGAAGAAGTACCTACAGTATCTGTATTAGCAATGCTAGCTGTAACAAACGAGCTACCAGAGGACTTAGTTTATGAAATGACAAAAGCAATTTATGATAACGCTGGTAGTATTACACATCCAAAAGGTCAATTTATTAAACCTGAAACTGGGCTAGAAGGAATTGGGATTAAAATTCACCCTGGAGCTCAAAAGTATTTTGATGAAGTAAATAAATAA